A section of the Amycolatopsis sp. AA4 genome encodes:
- a CDS encoding transglycosylase domain-containing protein: MRKTDGLFKLLGLCLLAGVLVAGIMFPVVGAAGVVSNQASETVDKTSSDLADIPPPLVTTITDSGGKPIATLYDQYRIPVRPDQINPALKWALLSAEDKAFYEHHGVNWGRTLRAAVSNTAGGDTQGASTITQQYVKNYLINVVYRNDKNGQAKAQEQSLSRKLKEARIAINLETKLSKDQILAGYLNIVEFSRKIYGVGAAAHAYFNTTPENLTVPQAALLAGIVNNPIVLDPWNHPDKATKRRNLVLDRMVSNQKLAKADAEKFKAEPLGVTPDTPSKPPSNCTGAGPENGFFCQYVEDYLIKSGMSKDQLYTGGYTIKTTLDEKANHEAKVSAETQVSKTQKNVANTLSLIRPGKDRHEVVALAANRDYGIDADQGQTTYALPSGVFNTGGAGSSYKIFTTAAVLNQHIAGIYSNIPVGNSYVSHVFTGSQPHCPPTGAPNTRWYCVGNASDSYPESASLQMALATSPNTAFVALEDKLGSTGPAIDMATKLGMRETMASNPGGGKVDPKSTESSKNQTQAQAYGPKGKYPGTGAFTLGFSPTSGLELANVAATILSGGKWCPPTPLASVTDRDGKPVPVKEAACEQVVPEGLANTMAVGMSKDDQPGGTSAKAAEAVGWNRPLVGKTGTTQNNGSATFVAGTPQMAGAAMVFRPEGGSGGLCYNGVGDVSTCGSGNMFGGKTPAQTWFGAMKNIMDGQPVVPLPPEDPAYTN, translated from the coding sequence GTGCGCAAAACGGATGGTCTTTTCAAGCTCCTCGGCCTGTGCCTGCTGGCAGGGGTGCTGGTCGCCGGGATCATGTTCCCGGTGGTGGGCGCCGCGGGGGTCGTGTCCAACCAGGCGAGCGAGACGGTCGACAAGACGTCTTCCGACCTCGCCGACATCCCGCCGCCGCTGGTGACGACGATCACCGACTCCGGCGGGAAGCCGATCGCGACGCTCTACGACCAGTACCGCATCCCGGTCCGCCCCGACCAGATCAACCCGGCGCTGAAGTGGGCGCTGCTGTCGGCGGAGGACAAGGCGTTCTACGAGCACCACGGGGTGAACTGGGGCCGGACGCTGCGCGCCGCCGTCTCCAACACCGCGGGCGGGGACACGCAGGGCGCCTCGACGATCACGCAGCAGTACGTGAAGAACTACCTGATCAACGTCGTCTACCGGAACGACAAGAACGGCCAGGCGAAAGCGCAGGAGCAGTCGCTGTCGCGCAAGCTCAAGGAAGCCCGGATCGCGATCAACCTCGAGACGAAGCTCTCGAAGGACCAGATCCTGGCCGGTTATCTCAACATCGTGGAATTCTCCCGGAAGATCTACGGGGTCGGAGCGGCCGCGCACGCCTACTTCAACACCACGCCGGAGAACCTGACCGTCCCGCAGGCCGCGCTGCTCGCCGGCATCGTGAACAACCCGATCGTGCTCGACCCGTGGAACCACCCGGACAAGGCGACGAAACGGCGCAACCTGGTGCTCGACCGGATGGTCAGCAACCAGAAACTGGCGAAGGCGGACGCGGAGAAATTCAAGGCCGAGCCGCTCGGCGTCACGCCCGACACTCCCTCGAAGCCCCCGTCCAACTGCACCGGGGCCGGTCCCGAGAACGGCTTCTTCTGCCAATACGTCGAGGACTATCTGATCAAGTCCGGGATGTCGAAGGACCAGCTCTACACCGGCGGCTACACGATCAAGACCACGCTGGACGAAAAGGCCAACCACGAGGCGAAGGTCTCGGCCGAAACCCAGGTGAGCAAAACCCAGAAGAACGTCGCGAACACGCTTTCGCTGATCCGGCCGGGCAAGGACCGGCACGAAGTGGTGGCGCTCGCGGCGAACCGGGACTACGGCATCGACGCGGATCAAGGGCAGACGACCTACGCGCTCCCGTCCGGCGTGTTCAACACCGGCGGCGCGGGGTCGAGCTACAAGATCTTCACCACCGCGGCGGTGCTGAACCAGCACATCGCCGGGATCTACAGCAACATCCCGGTCGGCAACAGCTACGTCTCGCACGTGTTCACCGGCAGCCAGCCGCACTGTCCGCCGACCGGCGCGCCGAACACGCGCTGGTACTGCGTGGGCAACGCGTCCGATTCCTACCCCGAATCGGCTTCGCTGCAGATGGCACTGGCGACGTCGCCGAACACCGCGTTCGTGGCGCTGGAGGACAAGCTCGGCAGCACCGGGCCCGCCATCGACATGGCGACGAAGCTCGGTATGCGCGAGACCATGGCGAGCAACCCCGGCGGCGGCAAGGTCGACCCGAAGTCGACCGAGTCGAGCAAGAACCAGACCCAGGCCCAGGCTTACGGGCCCAAGGGCAAGTACCCGGGCACCGGTGCGTTCACGCTCGGCTTCAGCCCGACGAGCGGCCTGGAACTGGCGAACGTCGCCGCGACCATCCTGAGCGGCGGCAAATGGTGCCCGCCGACGCCGCTGGCCTCGGTGACCGACCGCGACGGAAAGCCGGTGCCGGTCAAGGAAGCGGCTTGCGAGCAGGTTGTGCCGGAAGGCCTCGCGAACACCATGGCGGTCGGCATGAGCAAGGACGACCAGCCCGGCGGCACGTCCGCCAAGGCCGCGGAAGCGGTCGGCTGGAACCGCCCGCTGGTGGGCAAGACGGGTACGACGCAGAACAACGGCTCGGCGACCTTCGTGGCCGGAACCCCGCAGATGGCCGGTGCGGCCATGGTGTTCCGTCCCGAAGGCGGCAGCGGCGGTCTTTGCTACAACGGCGTCGGCGACGTGTCCACCTGCGGCTCCGGAAACATGTTCGGTGGCAAGACACCGGCGCAGACGTGGTTCGGTGCGATGAAGAACATCATGGACGGCCAGCCGGTCGTGCCACTGCCGCCGGAGGATCCGGCGTACACCAACTGA
- a CDS encoding NADPH-dependent FMN reductase, whose translation MTSAKSVKVLGIGGSLREGSQSERALRIALAAAEERGVVTELIPGPELVLPFYDTAIPERNERARKLIEGIRQADGLIVVSPGYHGGLSGLVKNALDYVEDLREDTRPYLDGRAVGLAAVAYGWQAAVTTLEQLRTITHALRGWSTPLGGSINSAETKFDEGGGASDEKSVRTLRLIGQQVAEHALLRAH comes from the coding sequence GTGACTTCCGCCAAAAGCGTCAAGGTGCTGGGTATCGGCGGCTCGCTGCGAGAGGGCTCGCAATCCGAGCGCGCGTTGCGCATCGCGCTCGCCGCCGCCGAAGAACGCGGCGTCGTGACCGAGCTGATCCCGGGTCCCGAGCTGGTCCTGCCGTTCTACGACACCGCCATCCCGGAGCGGAACGAACGCGCGCGGAAGCTCATCGAGGGCATCCGCCAGGCGGACGGGCTCATCGTCGTCTCGCCGGGCTACCACGGCGGGCTGTCCGGGCTGGTCAAGAACGCCCTGGACTACGTCGAAGACCTTCGCGAGGACACCCGCCCGTACCTCGACGGCCGCGCGGTGGGTCTCGCCGCCGTCGCGTACGGCTGGCAGGCCGCGGTCACCACGCTCGAACAGCTCCGCACGATCACGCACGCGCTGCGCGGCTGGTCCACCCCGTTGGGTGGTTCGATCAACTCCGCCGAGACGAAATTCGACGAGGGCGGCGGCGCGTCGGACGAGAAGAGCGTCCGCACGTTGCGGCTGATCGGACAGCAGGTCGCGGAGCACGCGTTGCTTCGCGCACACTGA
- a CDS encoding Dps family protein produces the protein MTTSPIKSPLSDADKEITGNALQATLADLIDLSLIAKQAHWNVVGQNFRSAHLQLDELVSTARQYVDEVAERAAAIGISPNGKAKTVVATSGAPEYPDNWQSVESTIAAIVDTLAALIERLRKRIDETDKSDLVTQDLLIEITRALEEAHWMWQAQQA, from the coding sequence ATGACCACTTCCCCCATCAAGAGCCCGCTTTCCGACGCGGACAAGGAGATCACCGGCAACGCGCTGCAGGCGACGCTGGCCGACCTGATCGACCTCTCGCTGATCGCGAAGCAGGCGCACTGGAACGTCGTGGGACAGAACTTCCGCAGCGCGCACCTGCAGCTCGACGAGCTGGTGTCGACCGCGCGGCAGTACGTCGACGAGGTGGCCGAGCGCGCCGCCGCCATCGGGATTTCGCCCAACGGCAAGGCGAAGACCGTGGTGGCGACCTCCGGTGCGCCGGAGTACCCGGACAACTGGCAGTCCGTCGAATCGACCATCGCCGCGATCGTCGACACCCTCGCGGCCCTGATCGAGCGGCTCCGCAAGCGCATCGACGAGACCGACAAGAGCGACCTCGTGACGCAGGATCTGCTGATCGAGATCACCCGCGCGCTGGAAGAGGCGCACTGGATGTGGCAGGCGCAGCAGGCCTGA
- a CDS encoding glutamate decarboxylase, producing MVLHQGKQDRADRKTGTNPLYAGSNPALAANFTMPRDRLRDDSLPPDTALQLVRDELMLDGNARLNLATFVTTWMEPQARELMAECVDKNMIDKDEYPQTAELERRCVNILADLWHAPDPANIMGCSTTGSSEACMLAGMALKRRWAKLGRSGKPNLVMGINVQVCWEKFCEYWEVEPRLVPMEGDRYHLSAEEAVKLCDENTIGVVAILGSTFDGSYEPVAEIAAALDALQERTGWDIPVHVDGASGAMIAPFLDEDLEWDFRLPRVASINTSGHKYGLVYPGVGWVVWRDKAALPEELVFNVNYLGGDMPTFALNFSRPGSEVAAQYYTFVRLGREGFRVVQQASRDVATYLADEISKLEPFELLTRGDQLPVFAFTTRSDVSSFDVFDVSRRLRERGWLVPAYTFPDNRTDLAVLRIVVRNGFTHDLADLLLADLKRILPELNRQPSPQHDPATSTAFHH from the coding sequence ATGGTGCTGCATCAGGGGAAACAAGATCGGGCAGACCGGAAGACCGGCACGAATCCGTTGTACGCGGGGAGCAATCCGGCGCTCGCCGCGAACTTCACGATGCCGCGCGACCGGCTGCGGGACGATTCGCTGCCGCCGGACACGGCACTGCAGCTGGTGCGCGACGAGCTGATGCTCGACGGCAACGCGCGGCTCAACCTCGCCACGTTCGTCACGACGTGGATGGAGCCGCAGGCGCGCGAGCTGATGGCCGAATGCGTCGACAAGAACATGATCGACAAGGACGAGTACCCGCAGACCGCGGAACTCGAGCGGCGCTGCGTCAACATCCTCGCCGATCTGTGGCACGCCCCGGATCCCGCGAACATCATGGGCTGCTCGACCACCGGCTCGTCCGAGGCCTGCATGCTCGCCGGCATGGCGTTGAAGCGGCGCTGGGCGAAGCTGGGCCGCAGCGGGAAGCCGAACCTGGTGATGGGCATCAACGTCCAGGTCTGCTGGGAAAAATTCTGCGAATACTGGGAAGTCGAACCGCGCCTGGTGCCGATGGAGGGCGACCGGTACCACCTGTCCGCGGAAGAAGCGGTGAAGCTCTGCGACGAGAACACCATCGGCGTCGTCGCGATCCTCGGTTCGACCTTCGACGGCAGCTACGAGCCGGTCGCCGAGATCGCGGCCGCCCTCGACGCGCTGCAGGAGCGGACCGGCTGGGACATCCCGGTGCACGTCGACGGCGCGTCCGGCGCGATGATCGCCCCGTTCCTCGACGAGGACCTGGAATGGGACTTCCGGCTGCCGCGCGTCGCGTCGATCAACACCTCCGGGCACAAATACGGCCTCGTGTACCCCGGCGTCGGCTGGGTGGTCTGGCGCGACAAGGCGGCGCTGCCGGAAGAGCTGGTGTTCAACGTCAACTACCTCGGCGGCGACATGCCGACCTTCGCGCTCAACTTCTCCCGCCCCGGCTCGGAAGTCGCCGCGCAGTACTACACCTTCGTCCGGCTGGGCCGCGAAGGTTTCCGGGTGGTGCAACAAGCTTCGCGCGACGTGGCGACGTACTTGGCCGACGAGATCTCCAAGCTGGAGCCGTTCGAGTTGCTCACCCGCGGCGACCAGCTGCCGGTATTCGCCTTCACCACCCGGTCGGACGTCAGTTCGTTCGATGTCTTCGACGTGTCCCGCCGCCTCCGCGAACGCGGCTGGCTCGTGCCCGCGTACACGTTCCCGGACAACCGCACCGACCTGGCAGTGCTGCGCATCGTCGTCCGCAACGGGTTCACGCACGACCTGGCCGACCTGCTGCTCGCCGACCTGAAGCGGATCCTGCCGGAGCTGAACCGCCAGCCCTCCCCGCAACACGACCCGGCCACATCGACGGCATTCCACCACTAA
- a CDS encoding WhiB family transcriptional regulator: MQTNQVGWRIDASCRDADPDGLFVRGAEQNRAKAVCMGCPVRTECLAEALDGRINFGVWGGMTERERRALLRRRPDVTSWTDLLEAAKRDALAAAAAG, translated from the coding sequence ATGCAAACCAATCAGGTTGGCTGGCGGATCGACGCCTCGTGCCGGGACGCCGATCCCGACGGGTTGTTCGTGCGAGGCGCGGAACAGAACAGGGCGAAAGCCGTGTGCATGGGGTGCCCGGTCCGTACCGAATGCCTCGCCGAGGCGCTCGACGGCCGGATCAATTTCGGGGTCTGGGGCGGGATGACGGAACGGGAACGGCGTGCCCTGCTGCGCCGTCGTCCGGACGTGACCAGCTGGACTGACCTGCTCGAAGCGGCCAAGCGGGACGCGCTGGCCGCCGCCGCGGCGGGCTGA
- a CDS encoding prolyl oligopeptidase family serine peptidase: MSTQSGNQNPPAVVPDRLFDDPEAEKRWLARFHAPRISVPEWARDAPDANVYVSNGSGVWEVYAWDRATDSHRRVTNRPNGTLHATPSPDGTAIWWFDDTDGDEFGSWRSQPFDGDSSAAVKALPDIHDGYPAGLEIGHRVIAAGVSTDDGSELFAKIDGETTRFYQHADDAGIASMSRDESLLAISHSEHGDSRHPALRVLSTDGFTTVAEKWDGEGKGLQALEFSPLPGDQRLLVLHERRGREELLVWDVQADTETELLIDLPGEVVADWYPDARALLVVHFHEARSSLYRYDLDTGELSAVDTPAGRIGGAGVRPDGTIEYSWSSAAEPAAVRARAADGTDSVLLTPPGERAPGSSPVTDAFVEGVGGRIHALVSRPENAPEGPLPTVFSLHGGPHAADEDRFSAYRATWLDAGFAVVEVNYRGSTGYGSAWRDAIEGRPGLTELEDVAAVHDWAVESGLSDKDKCVVNGASWGGYLTLLALGTQPTRWAAGVAGVPVADYVAAYEDEMEQLRSFDRALFGGSPEDVPAVYRECSPLTYVDAVAAPVLILAGDNDPRCPIRQIENYLDRLAKRNAPHEFYRYDAGHGSLVIAETIKQTSIEVYFALRALGMR; this comes from the coding sequence GTGAGCACGCAGTCAGGCAACCAAAATCCGCCCGCGGTGGTCCCGGACCGCCTGTTCGACGACCCCGAAGCCGAAAAGCGCTGGCTGGCGCGGTTCCACGCGCCCCGCATCTCGGTGCCCGAATGGGCCCGCGACGCCCCGGACGCCAACGTGTACGTCTCCAACGGCAGCGGCGTATGGGAGGTTTACGCGTGGGACCGGGCCACCGACAGTCACCGACGCGTCACCAACCGGCCCAACGGCACCCTGCACGCCACGCCCTCGCCCGACGGGACCGCCATCTGGTGGTTCGACGACACCGACGGCGACGAGTTCGGATCCTGGCGCAGCCAGCCGTTCGACGGCGACAGCTCCGCAGCCGTCAAAGCACTGCCCGATATTCACGACGGATACCCGGCCGGCCTCGAGATCGGCCATCGAGTCATCGCGGCCGGCGTTTCGACCGACGACGGCAGCGAGCTGTTCGCGAAAATCGACGGCGAAACCACGCGGTTTTACCAGCACGCGGACGACGCCGGCATCGCGTCGATGTCCCGCGACGAAAGCCTGCTCGCCATTTCCCATTCCGAACACGGCGATTCCCGGCACCCGGCGTTGCGAGTGCTGTCCACCGACGGGTTCACCACCGTCGCGGAGAAGTGGGACGGCGAAGGAAAAGGCTTGCAGGCGCTGGAATTCTCGCCGCTGCCCGGCGACCAGCGCCTCCTCGTCCTGCACGAGCGCCGCGGTCGCGAAGAACTGCTGGTGTGGGACGTGCAGGCGGACACCGAGACCGAACTGCTGATTGATCTGCCCGGCGAGGTCGTCGCGGACTGGTATCCGGACGCCCGCGCTTTGCTCGTCGTGCACTTCCACGAGGCACGCAGTTCGTTGTACCGCTACGACCTCGACACCGGCGAACTGTCCGCTGTGGACACTCCGGCCGGACGGATCGGCGGCGCGGGCGTGCGGCCGGACGGCACCATCGAGTACTCGTGGTCCAGCGCCGCGGAGCCGGCTGCGGTCCGAGCCCGCGCGGCGGACGGCACGGACTCCGTGCTGCTGACGCCGCCGGGCGAGCGCGCACCCGGTTCGTCGCCGGTCACCGACGCGTTCGTCGAGGGCGTCGGCGGCCGGATCCACGCGCTGGTTTCCCGGCCCGAGAACGCGCCCGAAGGCCCGTTGCCGACGGTGTTCTCCCTGCACGGCGGCCCGCACGCGGCCGACGAGGACCGGTTCTCCGCCTACCGCGCGACGTGGCTGGACGCCGGATTCGCCGTGGTCGAGGTGAACTACCGCGGCTCCACCGGCTACGGCTCGGCGTGGCGGGACGCCATCGAAGGCCGACCGGGCCTGACGGAACTGGAAGACGTCGCGGCGGTCCACGACTGGGCAGTCGAAAGTGGACTGTCCGATAAGGACAAGTGCGTCGTGAACGGCGCTTCGTGGGGCGGCTATTTGACGCTGCTGGCGCTGGGCACCCAGCCGACCCGATGGGCCGCTGGGGTCGCGGGCGTTCCGGTGGCCGACTACGTGGCCGCGTACGAGGACGAGATGGAACAGCTGCGCTCGTTCGACCGCGCCCTGTTCGGCGGCTCTCCGGAGGACGTACCGGCGGTGTACCGCGAATGCTCGCCGCTGACGTACGTGGACGCGGTCGCCGCCCCGGTGCTGATCCTGGCCGGCGACAACGACCCGCGATGCCCGATCCGGCAGATCGAGAACTACCTGGACCGCCTTGCCAAGCGCAACGCGCCGCACGAGTTCTACCGCTACGACGCGGGGCACGGCTCGCTGGTGATCGCGGAGACGATCAAGCAGACGTCCATCGAGGTGTACTTCGCTCTGCGGGCTTTGGGAATGCGCTGA
- a CDS encoding organic hydroperoxide resistance protein, with protein sequence MAEPIYTAVATARGEGRNGDVTSSDGVLDESLAIPKEMGGPGGDKTNPEQLFAAGYSACFLSALQAVARQAKVALPAATVTGSVSVFKKDVGFQLGVRLDVSLPGLAKADADQLVEQAHQVCPYSNATRGNIEVELTTTV encoded by the coding sequence ATGGCCGAGCCGATCTACACCGCTGTCGCGACCGCGCGAGGAGAAGGCCGCAACGGCGACGTGACGTCCTCGGACGGCGTGCTGGACGAGTCGCTGGCGATCCCCAAGGAAATGGGCGGTCCCGGCGGGGACAAAACGAATCCGGAGCAGCTGTTCGCCGCGGGCTACTCCGCGTGCTTCCTGAGCGCGCTGCAGGCCGTGGCCCGGCAGGCGAAGGTCGCGCTGCCGGCCGCGACGGTGACCGGTTCGGTCAGCGTGTTCAAGAAGGACGTCGGATTCCAGCTCGGCGTGCGGCTCGACGTGTCGCTGCCCGGGTTGGCGAAGGCCGACGCCGACCAGCTGGTCGAGCAGGCGCACCAGGTCTGCCCGTACTCCAACGCGACGCGCGGCAACATCGAGGTGGAGCTGACCACCACCGTCTGA
- a CDS encoding TIGR03085 family metal-binding protein, producing MGLAKDERQALSDLFEQLGPDAPTLCEGWQTRDLAAHLVVREHRPDAMPGIVVPALAGHTQKVQDGVAARAWDELVATVRRGPSRFWPTSFGPVDEAANGAEFLVHHEDVRRAQPEWTPRPADPSRDGAAWRLATRTAQLNLRKSPVGVVLRTPDGKSASVKSGAPVVTVVGEPVELLLFVFGRDAVQVEFEGDEAAVARLKGAKRGL from the coding sequence ATGGGCCTTGCCAAAGACGAACGCCAAGCGCTGAGCGACCTCTTCGAGCAGCTCGGCCCGGACGCCCCGACCCTGTGCGAGGGCTGGCAGACGCGGGATCTGGCCGCGCACCTGGTCGTGCGGGAGCATCGGCCGGACGCGATGCCGGGCATCGTGGTGCCCGCCCTCGCCGGGCACACGCAGAAGGTGCAAGACGGCGTCGCGGCGCGCGCGTGGGACGAGCTGGTAGCGACGGTCCGCCGCGGCCCGTCCCGCTTCTGGCCGACGTCGTTCGGCCCGGTGGACGAGGCGGCGAACGGTGCGGAGTTCCTGGTGCACCACGAGGATGTCCGCCGAGCCCAACCGGAGTGGACGCCACGGCCCGCCGACCCGTCCCGAGACGGTGCGGCCTGGCGGCTGGCGACGCGGACGGCGCAGCTGAACCTGCGCAAGTCCCCGGTCGGAGTGGTGCTCCGGACCCCCGACGGCAAGTCGGCCTCGGTGAAGTCGGGTGCGCCGGTGGTGACGGTGGTGGGCGAGCCGGTGGAACTGCTGCTGTTCGTCTTCGGCCGCGATGCGGTGCAGGTGGAGTTTGAGGGCGACGAGGCCGCGGTGGCGCGGTTGAAGGGCGCTAAGCGCGGGCTGTGA
- a CDS encoding ArsA family ATPase, with protein sequence MPADPTLDVDALLDDPASRVIVCCGSGGVGKTTTAAALALRAAERGRQTVVLTIDPARRLAQALGLRELGNHPRQVQVDGFEPKGELWAMMLDMRRTFDDMVRVHAGPERAEQLLQNPFYQTISTSFSGTQEYMAMEKLGQLAATDEWDLIIVDTPPSRSALDFLDAPTRLSTALDGRMIRLLTGPAKAGGWGLRKVVSAGFSMFAKAVSTIIGGQLLADASAFMQAFDSMFGGFRERARKTAELLRSSGTSFLVVAAPEPDALREASYFVERLAGESMPLAGLVANRTHPVLAPLSATEALTAAESVQNAPLAEAVLRLHADRVALAERENRLLARFTRAHPEVPLTRVPALAGDVHDLEGLRDIGAKLAS encoded by the coding sequence ATGCCCGCCGACCCGACGCTCGACGTGGACGCCCTCCTCGACGACCCGGCCAGCCGCGTGATCGTGTGCTGCGGTTCCGGCGGCGTCGGCAAGACCACCACCGCGGCGGCGCTCGCGCTGCGGGCCGCCGAACGCGGCAGGCAGACCGTGGTCCTCACGATCGACCCGGCGCGCCGGCTCGCGCAGGCGCTCGGACTGCGCGAACTGGGCAATCACCCGAGGCAGGTCCAGGTCGACGGCTTCGAGCCCAAGGGCGAACTCTGGGCGATGATGCTCGACATGCGCCGCACGTTCGACGACATGGTGCGCGTGCACGCGGGCCCGGAACGGGCCGAGCAGCTGCTGCAGAACCCCTTCTACCAGACCATTTCCACGTCGTTCTCCGGCACGCAGGAGTACATGGCGATGGAAAAGCTCGGCCAACTCGCGGCGACCGACGAATGGGATCTGATCATCGTCGACACCCCGCCGAGCCGGTCCGCGCTCGACTTCCTCGACGCGCCGACCCGGCTGTCCACCGCGCTCGACGGCCGGATGATCCGCCTGCTCACCGGTCCGGCGAAGGCCGGCGGCTGGGGTCTGCGCAAGGTGGTCAGCGCCGGGTTCTCGATGTTCGCGAAGGCCGTCTCGACGATCATCGGCGGCCAGCTGCTGGCCGACGCGTCCGCGTTCATGCAGGCCTTCGACAGCATGTTCGGCGGCTTCCGCGAACGCGCGCGCAAAACCGCCGAGCTGCTGCGGTCGTCGGGCACCTCGTTCCTCGTGGTGGCCGCGCCGGAGCCGGACGCGCTGCGCGAGGCGTCCTACTTCGTGGAGCGCCTGGCCGGAGAGTCCATGCCGCTGGCCGGCTTGGTCGCCAACCGGACGCATCCGGTGCTCGCGCCGCTGTCCGCGACCGAAGCGCTGACCGCCGCGGAGTCGGTGCAGAACGCGCCGCTCGCCGAGGCCGTGCTTCGGCTGCACGCCGACCGGGTCGCGCTGGCCGAGCGGGAAAACCGCCTGCTGGCGCGTTTCACCCGCGCGCATCCCGAAGTGCCGTTGACCCGGGTGCCCGCGCTCGCCGGCGACGTGCACGACCTCGAAGGCCTGCGCGACATCGGAGCGAAGCTGGCGTCGTGA
- a CDS encoding methyltransferase domain-containing protein: protein MLEGYAPGYAQDALSMMNTRTASDRAAFAQPLFTPGSRVLDLGCGQGSITATLAPACHVIGVDIHHPLLATTSTVDYLTATAYALPFKTASIDTVFSHALFEHLTNPAAALAEIRRVLRPGGHLAISTSDWSRAKIRPRTANVDAALRGHYLLRRACGGDPFSGRTIAAKLAAAGFTNITERTRYREDLTYRALATYVESRLATALSQPLTKDHDQLTSAARSAWSWTKSPAIGDFHQCWQELTATR, encoded by the coding sequence GTGCTGGAGGGTTACGCGCCGGGCTATGCCCAAGACGCGCTGTCGATGATGAACACACGCACAGCGAGTGACCGCGCCGCGTTCGCCCAACCGCTCTTCACCCCAGGCTCCCGCGTCCTGGACCTAGGCTGCGGCCAAGGCTCCATCACCGCGACCCTGGCCCCCGCCTGTCACGTAATCGGCGTAGACATCCACCACCCGTTACTAGCCACGACGTCCACAGTGGACTACCTAACGGCAACCGCCTACGCCCTGCCGTTCAAAACCGCCTCAATAGACACAGTCTTCTCCCACGCCCTCTTCGAACACCTGACAAACCCCGCCGCCGCGCTAGCCGAAATCCGCCGAGTCCTCCGCCCGGGCGGCCATCTGGCAATCTCCACCTCAGACTGGAGCAGAGCCAAAATCCGCCCAAGAACCGCGAACGTAGACGCCGCCCTGCGCGGCCACTATCTCCTGCGCCGCGCCTGCGGCGGCGACCCTTTCAGCGGCCGCACAATCGCCGCGAAACTAGCCGCCGCGGGCTTCACGAACATCACCGAACGCACGCGCTACCGAGAAGATCTGACCTACCGAGCCCTGGCCACCTACGTGGAGTCCCGCCTGGCCACCGCCCTGTCGCAACCCCTGACCAAAGACCACGACCAACTAACCTCAGCCGCCCGCTCCGCCTGGTCCTGGACGAAATCCCCCGCCATCGGCGACTTCCACCAATGCTGGCAAGAACTAACCGCCACCCGCTAA
- a CDS encoding metallophosphoesterase gives MSTLGNSSPPGGTAKRWAAGTIALGAATLGYAVGIERRRYTLRTVELPVLAPGTPPFTILHVSDLHMLPGHQAKQRWVAALDELDPDLVVNTGDNLSHRTAVPSVLRALGPLLDRPGLFVFGSNDYYAPKPKNPARYLMPRGKKKRIHGTQLPWRDLRAAFLEHGWVDLTHVRRTIDVGGRAVFAAGVDDPHLHRDRYSDIAGPADTAAAVRIGVTHSPEPRVLDTFATDGYDLVLAGHTHGGQLRIPGYGAIITNCELDRSRARGASRWGARMWLHVSAGLGTSPYAPARFACPPEASLLTLVPRGSGTSDPRKPAPRKAAKPVR, from the coding sequence GTGAGCACGCTCGGTAACTCCAGTCCGCCCGGGGGCACCGCGAAGCGGTGGGCCGCGGGGACCATCGCCCTCGGGGCCGCCACCCTCGGTTACGCCGTCGGCATCGAACGCCGTCGCTACACCCTGCGGACCGTCGAATTGCCCGTGCTCGCGCCCGGCACGCCGCCGTTCACCATCCTGCACGTCTCCGACCTGCACATGCTTCCCGGGCACCAGGCCAAACAGCGCTGGGTCGCCGCGCTCGACGAGCTCGACCCGGACCTCGTCGTCAACACCGGCGACAACCTGTCCCACCGCACCGCAGTCCCCTCCGTGCTCCGCGCGCTCGGACCGCTGCTGGACCGGCCCGGGCTGTTCGTCTTCGGCAGCAACGACTACTACGCGCCCAAACCCAAAAACCCCGCGCGCTACCTCATGCCCCGCGGCAAAAAGAAGCGCATCCACGGCACCCAGCTGCCCTGGCGCGACCTCCGCGCCGCCTTCCTCGAACACGGCTGGGTCGACCTCACCCACGTCCGCCGCACCATCGACGTCGGCGGCCGCGCCGTCTTCGCCGCCGGAGTCGACGACCCCCACCTCCACCGCGACCGCTACTCCGACATCGCCGGACCCGCCGACACCGCCGCGGCCGTCCGCATCGGCGTCACCCACTCCCCCGAACCCCGCGTCCTCGACACCTTCGCCACCGACGGCTACGACCTCGTCCTCGCCGGCCACACCCACGGCGGACAGCTCCGCATCCCCGGCTACGGCGCCATCATCACCAACTGCGAACTCGACCGCAGCCGCGCCCGCGGCGCCTCCCGCTGGGGAGCCCGCATGTGGCTCCACGTCTCCGCCGGACTCGGCACCTCCCCCTACGCCCCCGCCCGCTTCGCCTGCCCGCCCGAAGCGAGCCTATTGACGCTGGTCCCGCGCGGATCCGGCACCTCCGACCCCCGCAAACCAGCCCCGCGTAAAGCCGCGAAACCCGTCCGCTAG